The following proteins are co-located in the Mesorhizobium australicum WSM2073 genome:
- a CDS encoding NAD(P)/FAD-dependent oxidoreductase encodes MQSYDVVIIGAGAAGMMCAVETAKRGRSVLILDHAAAPGEKIRISGGGRCNFTNIHASPKNFISRNPHFCISALSRYTQRDFIALVERHGIAYHEKTLGQLFCDGSARQIIDMLVSEMRGRGAELVLSTRVEAIGRTEEGFELALSTGSVSCQSLVVACGGKSIPKMGATGFGYELAERFGLAVVETRPALVPLTFDAKTLERLSPLAGNAVDAEIACGKTRFSEAMLFTHRGVSGPSILQISSYWREGDEIRIAMLPGTDVAELIRAARRGNGRQGVQTVLANHLPKRLAQAIAERTGLDGNLADLSEAQIKAVEAAVNDWRIKPAGSEGYRTAEVTLGGVDTNGLDQKTMQAKLVPGLFFIGEVVDVTGWLGGYNFQWAWSSGWAAGQAC; translated from the coding sequence ATGCAATCCTATGATGTCGTGATCATCGGCGCCGGCGCCGCCGGAATGATGTGCGCCGTGGAGACCGCCAAGCGCGGCCGTTCGGTGCTGATCCTCGATCACGCGGCGGCGCCTGGCGAAAAGATCCGCATCTCCGGCGGCGGCCGGTGCAATTTCACCAACATCCATGCGAGCCCGAAGAATTTCATCTCGAGGAATCCGCATTTCTGCATCTCGGCGCTCAGCCGCTATACGCAGCGCGACTTCATTGCGCTGGTCGAACGCCACGGCATTGCCTATCACGAGAAGACATTGGGGCAGCTGTTTTGCGACGGCTCGGCGCGCCAGATCATCGATATGCTGGTCTCGGAAATGCGGGGCAGGGGCGCCGAGCTGGTATTGTCGACCCGCGTCGAGGCTATCGGCAGAACCGAGGAAGGGTTTGAACTCGCCCTCTCCACGGGCTCGGTTTCCTGCCAGTCCCTGGTCGTGGCCTGTGGCGGCAAGTCGATCCCCAAGATGGGCGCGACGGGCTTCGGCTACGAGCTTGCCGAACGGTTTGGCCTTGCCGTCGTCGAAACACGGCCTGCCCTGGTGCCGCTGACCTTCGACGCAAAAACGCTTGAGCGGCTTTCGCCCCTGGCCGGAAACGCGGTCGACGCCGAGATTGCCTGCGGCAAGACGCGGTTTTCCGAGGCGATGCTGTTCACGCATCGCGGCGTCAGCGGGCCATCCATCCTGCAGATCTCCTCCTATTGGCGCGAGGGCGATGAGATCCGCATCGCCATGCTGCCGGGCACGGATGTGGCTGAGCTCATCCGCGCCGCCAGGCGTGGCAATGGCCGGCAAGGGGTGCAGACCGTGCTGGCAAATCATTTGCCGAAACGGCTGGCACAAGCGATAGCCGAGCGAACCGGGCTGGACGGCAACCTCGCCGATCTTTCCGAGGCCCAGATCAAAGCCGTCGAGGCCGCGGTCAACGACTGGCGCATCAAGCCAGCCGGTTCGGAGGGCTACCGGACGGCCGAAGTGACGCTCGGCGGGGTAGACACCAACGGCCTCGACCAGAAGACGATGCAGGCGAAGCTGGTGCCGGGCCTGTTCTTCATCGGCGAGGTCGTCGACGTCACCGGCTGGCTCGGCGGCTATAATTTCCAATGGGCGTGGTCGTCGGGCTGGGCGGCGGGCCAGGCGTGTTGA